The Anaerolineales bacterium genome contains the following window.
GTCGCGCCCGAACGGAAGCCCCGTCGGAGCCGCGAACCTTCGTCGGCGCCCAGCGGATGGGTCTGGGAATTCGACACCGAGGGCAACAGCCTGTGGTGCTCGGATGAGATCTATCCGCTGCTGGGCCTGCGCGCTTCGCAAACCAAGGGACGGCCGTTGGAGGAGTGCGGATTGCTGCCGGAATCCGCACAAAAACTGCGCGCGGCCATCGAATCGGGGGAGCCGATCGACAATTTGTTCCTGACCGCCAATCACCGCAACGGTTCGATGATCCTTCTGTTGATGAACGCCCTTCCCCGAATGAACGACGAAGGGCAGGCGTCGACTTATCGTGCGGTCGTCCAGCTATTGCAGTCGGCGGCCCCGGTCCACGCGCCGGTCAAATTCCGCAAGCCGGCGGCTTCCTCCGGGAAACGTCCCGCCAGGCAGGCAGACGCATCCGCGGCGGAAGCTCCTGCCTCCGCTGCGGCGGCAACCCCAGCACGGCGCCCGCGCCCTCGAAAGCCAACCGCGGCCGCGGCGGCCATGGCAGGAGCGGCGGACGCCATCCCCGGCGCCCAGAAAGCCAGGCTGCGGCGCAAACCGAAACCGGAGATACCGGAGGCCGTCTTTGAAACCGCCAAGGCACCCTCCCGGAAACGGGCCGTAAAGCCGCCGGCCGCAATCCCGTCCTCCGTCTCCGCCGAGGCTGCTCCCGCGGGTAAGCCAAAACGCCGAGCGGCCAAGCCCGCCGCTGTAGATGAACTCGCATTCGAAGCCGTTCCCCCCGAACCGAGAAAACGGGCCGCCAAGCCCCGTCCGGCGCCGTCCGTCCCGCAAACGGCCGAACCCCTCCCGCCGCAGGCCAAACGCGTCCGCCGGCCGGCCGCGGCGCCGAAGCAGCGCGCCGCCAGGCCCACCCCCGTTTCCGCAGAACCTCCGGCGGAAGCGGTTGCGGCCGTAGAAAAGAAAAAACGGATCACCAAAACGTTTGCGGCCCCGGCAGAAGAGCCCGCCGCTCCGAAAAAGCGGATCACCACACCGCTGTTCACAACCGCCGCCGCACCGTTTGAGGAGACTCCGGCGAAGGCGTTTCCCCGGAAGCGCGCCACCAAACCCTTCCCGGAAGGGAAGCCCCCCGCGGCGGAACCGGCCAAGAGGAAGCCCACCAAACCGCTTCCGGAACGCAAACCGGCCCCCAGCATCAGCAGCATTTTGGAATCCGCCGGGCAGGTCGATGCCGATAAACGCCTGCATAGGCCGTCGCTTGAGGAATTGCTGCCCTCCATCGCCCCTTCGTTGAAGAAAATCACCGATCGGGATCTGGCGGCGGGCGGCGGAAAATCTCCGGCCGAAACCCCGCCGTCCGAATTTGGGCAGGAAATCCAAGAACCGGTTGCGGCGGCGCCGGCAACTCCGCAGGAAGTCGAATTCCTTCCGGTTGAACCCACGGAATCGGCAACGCCCTTCTTCGAGCCCGGGAAGGAAAGCGCTCCCTCGGCCGCGCAGGCGCCTGCTCCATTGGCGGCGCCGGAAGTTCCCGAAGCGGAGCATACCGCCCCCACCCCGGCGGTTCCACCGGAATCGGCCTTCCTGCATCCCGCAGAAACCGTACCCGTTCCATCTATGGGGACAGCCAAACCCGAGTTAATCGCCGCGCCGCCGACTCCACCGCCGGCGATGGAAACCGCCGAACCGGCTCCATCCACGGCTCCGGCCTCCGCCGCGCCGCCAACCCCTCCGCCGGCCGCTTTCCCCGCGCCGGCGATGGAGGCCGCCGAACCGGCTTCATCCGCGGTTCCGGCCTCCGCTGCGCCGCCGACCGCGTTCCCCGCGCCGACGATGGAAGCCGCCGAACCGGCTCCATCCGCGGCTCCAGCCTCCGCCGCGCCGCCAACCCCTCCGCAGGAGGCAAAGCCTGCCGCCCTGCCGCAGATACCGCCGAAGAAGTCCGGTCCCCTGCCCCCCTTCAAGGGTACCGGTCCATTGTCGCTGCGCAGTCTTTCGGCAACCTCGCAATCGGCCCCGTTCACTGTCCATCCGGTGCTTTTCCACGATGACATGGGCGGACTTCAGCGATTGGAAGCCTACAATACGCCTGAAACACAGAAAGCGCTCACCAGCGGAGAGTTGGTGGTCGCCCAGCCGGGCGACGACGGGCACGGCGAGCCCAATTCCGTCATGGCCGTTCCGATCCGCTTGCAGGATCAGATCCTCGGCGTGCTTGAATTCCGCGACGAGGAAGGAAAACGCTACTGGACCGACGAAGACCGGATGCTGGCGGAGGAAATCACCGACCAGCTGGCCTTGGCGCTGGAAAACGCCCGGTTGTTTCACCAAGCCGCCGCCCGCACCCAAGAACTCGCGCTGGTCAACCGCGTGGTGTCTTCGGTCGCCGGTTCGCTGGACCTGCTTACGAGTTTGGATACGATCGCGTCCGAATTGGCGCGGGCACTGTCCTTGGGACACGCCAGCATTTCGCTGCTCTCCGAGGACAAATCCACACTGACCCTGGTCAGCGATCAGCCGGGCCGTCTGGACCGTTCGAGTCCGACGATCTTCGTCTCGGCGAGAGAATCGCCGATGCTTCAGAAGGCGGTCGTCGAGCGCGGTCCGACGATCTTCACCGGCGTGAGTGAAAACCCGCTGCGGCCGCTGTTGCCCGGCGAAAAGCATGAGCACCGCACCCGCACCCTGGTCCTCTTGCCGCTGGTCGCCGAGGGCAATACGATCGGCTTGGTCGGCATGCACCTGCTGGAAGAAGGCCGCAGTTTTACGCCGGAGGAATTGCGTCTGGCGGAGACGATCGTCGCCCAGGCGTCGACCGCCATCCAAAACGCCCGCCTGCACAACCAGACGGAGCAGGCCCTGCGCGAAGCGGTCACACTGTTCCAAACTTCGCAGCGCCTGCAGAAGGCCGGCGGCGAGGAACAGCTGATGCAGGAAGCGCTCGACTCGTGCAGGACGGCTGTGGTCCTCAACAGCATCTCGATCCAGCTCTTCGGCGAAGAAACCGGCCAGACCTACGTACAGCAGGTGGCGCACATGGCCGACGCGGATCAGCCATCGGTGGAGGACGGGACTCGCTTCCCCGGCGTGCTGTATCCATTCTTCGACCTTTTGCAAAGCGGCCAGACGGTGGTCAGCAACCATGCCCAGGAAGACGACCGGTTGTCGGGGATGGTGCGCCCGGTGCTGGCCGACCTTGCCATCGCCTCGATGGTCGCGGTCCCGTTGCGGGTCCGCGGTGAAAACATCGGCATTCTGCAAGCCGTGCGCCGGGTGGCCAACCCCTTCTCGCACAGCGAAGTGCGGTTTCTCGAGACGGTCGGCGCCCAGCTTTCGGTCGCTCTCGACAACTACCGTCTGCTAAACCAAGCCCAGCGCCGCGCCCAACAACTGGAGATCGCGGCTGAAGTCAGCCGCCTCGCCACCTCCACGCTGGAAACCGGCACCCTGCTTTCCCGCGCGGTGAACCTCCTGCGGGAGCGGTTCGGCTTCTACCATACCGCGATCTACCTCCTCGACGAACAGGGCAAATACGCCGTCGTCCGGGAAGCCACCGGCCAGCCCGGGGTGCAGATGAAGGAAGCCAAGCACAGCATCGCCGTCGGATCGAAGACGGTGGTCGGCCAGGTCACGGAAAACGGAAAACCGTACGCCGCGCTCGACGCCTCTAAGGATCCGTACTTCCGCGCGCATCCCACCCTGCCGGAGACAAAGACCCAGCTGGCCTTGCCGCTGAAAATCGGCGACCGCATGCTCGGCGCCCTCGACATTCACGTCGCGCGGGCGAATGCCTTCCTGCCGGCGGACATCTCCGTTCTGCAATCCCTGGCGGACCAGGTGGCCGTCGCTCTCGACAACGCCCGATCCTACGAAGTGGAGCGCGAAGCCCTGAAGGAAATGCGCGAAGCCGACCGCCTGAAAACGCAGTTCCTCGCCAATATGAGCCATGAACTGCGCACGCCGCTCAACTCGATCATCGGCTTTTCACGCGTCATTCTGAAAGGAATCGACGGCCCGATCACGGACCTGCAGAACCAGGACTTGACCGCGATCCACAATGCCGGCCAGCACCTCCTTGGCCTGATCAACGACATCCTCGACATCTCCCGGATTGACGCCGGGAAGATGGAATTGGCATTCGAGGAAGTGGATATGCGAAACCTGATTCAAAGCGTGGCGTCGACCGCCCTGGGGCTGATTAAAGACAAGCCGATCCGGCTGTCGCAGTACATCCCCGACGACATCCCGCTGGCCCGCGCCGATCCGATCCGCGCCCGCCAGGTCCTTCTGAACCTGCTGTCGAATGCGGCCAAGTTCACCGAATCGGGCAGCATCGTCATCGAAGCCAAATTGCAGACCAATCCGGACAATTATCCGGAAATCGTCGTGAGCGTCTCCGACACCGGCTCGGGAATCCCCTCCGATCACTTCCCGAAATTGTTCGAGGCCTTCTCGCAGGTCGACGCCTCGCCCACCCGCCGCACCGGCGGAACCGGACTCGGCCTTTCGATCTGCAAGCGCCTGGTCGAGATGCACGGCGGACGGATCTGGGTGGACAGCATCCTCGGAAAAGGCTCCACCTTCTACTTCACCCTGCCGGCCCTCCAGCCGAAGGCGGCGCCGGCCGCGGAAACGGCTCCGGCGGCCGCGGCCGCCCCCGGCCGCAAGACCGTGCTGGTGGTGGAGAACGAATCCGGCGTGGTTCAGCTGTACCGCCGTTATCTCGAACCCCGCGGCTATACGATCGTCGAGTTGACCGACGGCGCCCGCGCGGTTCCGATGGCCCGCGAACTGCGTCCGTACGCGATTCTGCTGGACGTGAACATGCCCTCCCCGGACGGCTGGCAGGTTCTGGCCCAGTTGAAATCGGATCCCGTGACGCGGCCGCTGCCGGTCATCCTGTGCACCATCACCGAGGACCGCGGACGCGGCCTCAGCCTGGGAGCCGCCGATTACCTGGTCAAGCCGATCCTGGAAACGGACCTGGTGTCCTCTTTGGAAAAGCTCGAAAAAACAGACCACAAGGACTACAACGTTCTGGTGATCGAAGACAATCCTGACGAAGCTCAGATTGTCCAGCGCATCCTCGAAAAGTTGAGCGGATTCTCAGTGGCGATGGTGGCGGAAGCGAAAAGCGGAGTGGAACGAGCGGAAAACGACAAGCCCAGCCTGATCATCCTGGACCTGCAGCTGCCCGGATCGGCCGGATTCGACGTCCTCTCGACCCTGCACACCAATCCGAAAACCAAACCGATCCCGGTCATCGTCCTCTCCTCGGCGGATATGAGCCCCGACCAGATGGAGGCCGTTTCCAGCCAGGCGCAGGCGATCCTTCGCAAGGAGCAATTCTCCGAGCACGATCTGCTGGAAAGCATCGCCCGCGCGCTGAAGCTGTACGAGCACCGGGGCATCCCCGGCACCTCACCGCTTTCGATGGAATCGAAGAAATCCACATCGCCGCTTCCCGGTGAACGGAAGAGCCCCACGTCGCCGTTGACCGCCGACAAGAGAAGCTCCACCACTCCGCTTCCCGCGGAATCCAAGAGCGCAACCACCCCCCTTCCGTCCGAGAAAACAACCTAACCCAGCCCGCCGGGTCCGCCCAAGCGGCGGATCCGGCGGGGGGAACAATCGAACAGGATGAAACGTCATGGCCGCGCATTTCGTGGTGGAGTGCATTGATTGCGGAAATTTCTACCCCTATTCCCCCAGAATTCCGCTTTGCCCGAAGTGCCAAAGCGGGTGGCGGCAGGCCCGCTACGATTATCCGACCCTTGCCAAGACCTTCGCCCTTCAGCTTCGGGAGCGGCCTTTCCATTTCTGGCGCTATCTGGATTTGCTGCCCATCACCAACGCGGCCAATATCGTCACCCTCGGCGAAGGCGGAACCCCCTTGCATCACGCCCCGAATCTGGGATTAATGCTCGGCCTGCCGAACCTGTTCATCAAGGACGAGCGCCAGGGTCCGACGGCGTCATTCAAGGATAGGCAGGCGGCGCTCACGGTCTCCGCCCTGAAGGAAGCCGGAATCCACGAAGCCGTGGTGGCCTCCACCGGAAACGTCGCCATTTCCTATTCCGCCTATTGCGCCCGGGCCGGCATCAAACTGTGGGCCTTCCTCACCAGCATGGTCCCCTCCGCCAAAATGCAGGAAGTCGCCATCTACGGCACCCAGGTGATTAAAGTGACCGGGACCTACGATCACACCAAGCAGGTGGCGGCGGACTTCGCCAAGCGCAAGGGGATTTTCATCGACCAAGGAACCCGAAGCATCACCCCCGTCGAGGCCATGAAGACCATCGCCTTCGAGTTGGCCGAGCAATTAACGCCGCTCCTCGGAACCAAACTCACCGGAACCGGAAAACTAAAATCCTCGCCGTGGCGGTGTCCGGATTGGTACATCCAGGCGGTCAGCGGCGGCATGGGACCGCTGGGCGTTCTTAAGGGATTCGAGGAATTGCAAACCCTCGGATTGTCCTCCAACGTGCCCGGCATCGCGGTGGTCCAAGTTGAAGGATGCGCCCCGATGACATCGGCCTGGAAAAAAGGACTGGACCAGCCCGATGTCGTGGCCTCTCCGGTGACGAACATTTCCACGCTTTCCACCGGAGATCCCGGGCGGACATACCAACTCTTGCGCGCGCGGCTGACGAAGCCGGAGGCGCGGGGGGCTTTCGAAACCGTATCCGACGAGGAAGCCTTCCGGGCAACGCACATTGTCGCCAAGATGGAAGGCATTTCGCTGGAGCCCGCGGCCTCGGTGGCCTTCGCCGGCCTGTTTAAGCTCGTCCGCCAAGGGACCATCCGCCCCGACGACGTCGTGGTAGTCAACGCTTCCGGGCATACCCTGCCGATCGACCGGGATGTGCTCGGCGAAGGCTGGGAGACGGAAGTCTCGCTCCCCGGCACTTCCGAAATCGAGATGCCGCGCGAAGGCCTGCTGGCCGCCCTCAACCGCCTGGACTTCCGCCTGCGCAAAGTGGTCATCGTCGACGACGATCCGAACTCCATCCGGCTGATCCGGCGCATCCTTCAGGCGCGCGGCGGTTTCGAGATCAGCGAGATCTCCGAAAGCCCCAAGGCGATGGAATTCATCCGCCGACAGCAGCCGGATTTGGTGGTGATGGACCTGATGATGCCCGAGCTTGACGGATTTGGGCTGCTGGAACTTTTAAAGAAGGATCCCGACCTGGCCGACATTCCGGTGGTCGTGGTTACAGCCAAGATGCTCGTTCCCGAGGAGCGCCGCCGGCTCAGCGGGCAGATTCAACGCCTTTTACAAAAGGGCACGTTCTTCGACGACGATCTCCTTTCCGAGATCAACAAGGCGCTGGAATGAATCGCGCGGAAACCCCCGAGGCGCCAGGCGACGGCATGCCATGAGGATTCCCGGATGACACGGATACGGACCTGGACCAACCGGACCACGGGATTTGCCGCAGCCCTCTCCTCGGCCTTCTTCATGGGCATCTCCCCCACGCTGGGCAAAACCGCCTTCTCCGGAGGGTTTCTCCCGGTGGAGGTCGTCGGCTTGCGCGCCCTCGGTGCCGCACTCCTGCTGTTCCTGATCATCTTCTTCTGGAAAAAAAACCTCCTGCAAATCTACCCCATGGGACTGATCGGCTGCCTGCTGGCGGGTTGGATCAACGCGCTTGGAGCGCTGTTTTATTACAGCGCGATCACCCGCATCGACACCAGCTTGGGCGCCATCATTTATTCCTTGTATCCGGGCTTCGTCGCCCTGTTCCTCCTCCTGGACGGGTACGCGCCTTCGCGGCTGAGCGTCGTGCGCCTGGCAATCGCCATCCCGGCGATAGTGCTGATCACCTCGACCGGCGATCACCGCGTGGATTTGGTCGGCATCCTGCTGATGCTGGCTTCCTCGGCGCTGTACGCCCTCCATCTTCCGGTCAATCAGCGCGTTCTTTACGAAGTCCCCGCTCCGACCGTGACTTTCTACACGCTCGTCGCCTCCGCCGCGGTGCTGCTGCCGATGCTGCTGTTCAACTCCTCCTTCACCCAGCCGCACTCGCAATTGTCATGGCTGGCCTTGGGAGGCATGACGCTGGCGATCTTTCTTTCGCGGCTTACCTTGTTCGCCGGTGTAAAGCACATCGGCGGGCTCCAGACCGCATTGCTCGGACTGGGCGAATTGCTGGTGACGGTGTTTTTCGGCATCTTCCTTCTGAAGGAAGAGCTCAGCCCCACCCAATGGCTGGGGGGCTTCCTCATGGCCGTGAGCATCCTGTTGGGAGTCCGCGAGCCGCCGGTTCCGACCCGCCTGGCGCCGGGTACCGGATGGCTTGCCTGGCTGCACCCGAAATCTCCGGAGGAACTCGTGCGGGAAGCCTTGGCGGCCGGCGCATTGGCTCCCCTGCCGCCGGCGAATTCTCCGCCCGAGGAGCCCCCCTCCTCCCCGCCATCGTCCGATTCCACCGCTCCGCAGTCTTGACGGCATCCGTGTTCCGCCGTTTTCAGGTCCTGAAAGGATACTGAATTGGCTTTTCCCCGCCCCAAGTAAAAGGATCTTTCCGACCAACCGGCGCCGACATTTGCCGCTAACCATTCCCGTCCAACCCCGTCCCCGCCCGCCTTCCGCCCGTACGGAGAAACCGGAGTTGAAGATGAAATCCCTCCCTCCTCATTTTGCGGCACCCGGCAAGTGAGAAGGTTGAGGAACAATATTCTTTACAGCTACTCAGGCTGTCTATTTCCGTGCAAAAAAAAAGCAGGACCGGCGTTCTTGGTTTGGTTCGTCATCCCGGCGCCTGCCCTCGCGATGGGGAGCGCTCATATCCGGGATCCATTGTTTTCCGATGCTTCCATGGACGCCGGCGCGGCGATCGCTGGCGGAGCAGTCTAGAATGCTTTCCCCAAAGGAAACGGATGAGGGGCTTCCAAAACCAAAAATCTCTCCGCCGCAATAAAAGTTATTCCATCCGTATATGCTATACTTGCTCAGCTTTTCCGGCCGCCGCACCGCCAGAGGTTTTTTATGGCTCGTCATTTTCTCAGTCTGAAAGACTTTTCCGCCCAGGAAATCCGCCGCGTGCTGGATTTGGCCGTGCGGTTGAAGCGGGACCGCGCGGAGGGCGTCAACTCTCCGATCCTGCGCGGAAAAGTGCTGGGAATGATTTTCCAGAAACCCAGCCTGCGCACGCGGGTGTCGTTCGACATGGCGATGCGTCATCTCGGCGGCGATGCCCTCTACCTCTCCCCGGCGGAAATCGGCCTCGGCCAGCGCGAATCCATCGCCGACGTCAGCCGTGTGCTTTCGGGGTACGTGGATGCCGTCATGGCCCGCGTCTTCGCCCACGAGCACGTCGTGGAGCTGGCGCGTTATTCCAAAGTTCCCGTAATAAACGGCCTTTCCGACGACTATCACCCCTGCCAGGCCCTGGCGGATTTGCTGACGCTGGAGGAGCATTTTCAGGACGTCCGAGGACTGACC
Protein-coding sequences here:
- a CDS encoding pyridoxal-phosphate dependent enzyme, with the translated sequence MAAHFVVECIDCGNFYPYSPRIPLCPKCQSGWRQARYDYPTLAKTFALQLRERPFHFWRYLDLLPITNAANIVTLGEGGTPLHHAPNLGLMLGLPNLFIKDERQGPTASFKDRQAALTVSALKEAGIHEAVVASTGNVAISYSAYCARAGIKLWAFLTSMVPSAKMQEVAIYGTQVIKVTGTYDHTKQVAADFAKRKGIFIDQGTRSITPVEAMKTIAFELAEQLTPLLGTKLTGTGKLKSSPWRCPDWYIQAVSGGMGPLGVLKGFEELQTLGLSSNVPGIAVVQVEGCAPMTSAWKKGLDQPDVVASPVTNISTLSTGDPGRTYQLLRARLTKPEARGAFETVSDEEAFRATHIVAKMEGISLEPAASVAFAGLFKLVRQGTIRPDDVVVVNASGHTLPIDRDVLGEGWETEVSLPGTSEIEMPREGLLAALNRLDFRLRKVVIVDDDPNSIRLIRRILQARGGFEISEISESPKAMEFIRRQQPDLVVMDLMMPELDGFGLLELLKKDPDLADIPVVVVTAKMLVPEERRRLSGQIQRLLQKGTFFDDDLLSEINKALE
- a CDS encoding DMT family transporter yields the protein MTRIRTWTNRTTGFAAALSSAFFMGISPTLGKTAFSGGFLPVEVVGLRALGAALLLFLIIFFWKKNLLQIYPMGLIGCLLAGWINALGALFYYSAITRIDTSLGAIIYSLYPGFVALFLLLDGYAPSRLSVVRLAIAIPAIVLITSTGDHRVDLVGILLMLASSALYALHLPVNQRVLYEVPAPTVTFYTLVASAAVLLPMLLFNSSFTQPHSQLSWLALGGMTLAIFLSRLTLFAGVKHIGGLQTALLGLGELLVTVFFGIFLLKEELSPTQWLGGFLMAVSILLGVREPPVPTRLAPGTGWLAWLHPKSPEELVREALAAGALAPLPPANSPPEEPPSSPPSSDSTAPQS
- a CDS encoding GAF domain-containing protein, coding for MSIKRSLSQLETLFSGVSEPDVPVAPERKPRRSREPSSAPSGWVWEFDTEGNSLWCSDEIYPLLGLRASQTKGRPLEECGLLPESAQKLRAAIESGEPIDNLFLTANHRNGSMILLLMNALPRMNDEGQASTYRAVVQLLQSAAPVHAPVKFRKPAASSGKRPARQADASAAEAPASAAAATPARRPRPRKPTAAAAAMAGAADAIPGAQKARLRRKPKPEIPEAVFETAKAPSRKRAVKPPAAIPSSVSAEAAPAGKPKRRAAKPAAVDELAFEAVPPEPRKRAAKPRPAPSVPQTAEPLPPQAKRVRRPAAAPKQRAARPTPVSAEPPAEAVAAVEKKKRITKTFAAPAEEPAAPKKRITTPLFTTAAAPFEETPAKAFPRKRATKPFPEGKPPAAEPAKRKPTKPLPERKPAPSISSILESAGQVDADKRLHRPSLEELLPSIAPSLKKITDRDLAAGGGKSPAETPPSEFGQEIQEPVAAAPATPQEVEFLPVEPTESATPFFEPGKESAPSAAQAPAPLAAPEVPEAEHTAPTPAVPPESAFLHPAETVPVPSMGTAKPELIAAPPTPPPAMETAEPAPSTAPASAAPPTPPPAAFPAPAMEAAEPASSAVPASAAPPTAFPAPTMEAAEPAPSAAPASAAPPTPPQEAKPAALPQIPPKKSGPLPPFKGTGPLSLRSLSATSQSAPFTVHPVLFHDDMGGLQRLEAYNTPETQKALTSGELVVAQPGDDGHGEPNSVMAVPIRLQDQILGVLEFRDEEGKRYWTDEDRMLAEEITDQLALALENARLFHQAAARTQELALVNRVVSSVAGSLDLLTSLDTIASELARALSLGHASISLLSEDKSTLTLVSDQPGRLDRSSPTIFVSARESPMLQKAVVERGPTIFTGVSENPLRPLLPGEKHEHRTRTLVLLPLVAEGNTIGLVGMHLLEEGRSFTPEELRLAETIVAQASTAIQNARLHNQTEQALREAVTLFQTSQRLQKAGGEEQLMQEALDSCRTAVVLNSISIQLFGEETGQTYVQQVAHMADADQPSVEDGTRFPGVLYPFFDLLQSGQTVVSNHAQEDDRLSGMVRPVLADLAIASMVAVPLRVRGENIGILQAVRRVANPFSHSEVRFLETVGAQLSVALDNYRLLNQAQRRAQQLEIAAEVSRLATSTLETGTLLSRAVNLLRERFGFYHTAIYLLDEQGKYAVVREATGQPGVQMKEAKHSIAVGSKTVVGQVTENGKPYAALDASKDPYFRAHPTLPETKTQLALPLKIGDRMLGALDIHVARANAFLPADISVLQSLADQVAVALDNARSYEVEREALKEMREADRLKTQFLANMSHELRTPLNSIIGFSRVILKGIDGPITDLQNQDLTAIHNAGQHLLGLINDILDISRIDAGKMELAFEEVDMRNLIQSVASTALGLIKDKPIRLSQYIPDDIPLARADPIRARQVLLNLLSNAAKFTESGSIVIEAKLQTNPDNYPEIVVSVSDTGSGIPSDHFPKLFEAFSQVDASPTRRTGGTGLGLSICKRLVEMHGGRIWVDSILGKGSTFYFTLPALQPKAAPAAETAPAAAAAPGRKTVLVVENESGVVQLYRRYLEPRGYTIVELTDGARAVPMARELRPYAILLDVNMPSPDGWQVLAQLKSDPVTRPLPVILCTITEDRGRGLSLGAADYLVKPILETDLVSSLEKLEKTDHKDYNVLVIEDNPDEAQIVQRILEKLSGFSVAMVAEAKSGVERAENDKPSLIILDLQLPGSAGFDVLSTLHTNPKTKPIPVIVLSSADMSPDQMEAVSSQAQAILRKEQFSEHDLLESIARALKLYEHRGIPGTSPLSMESKKSTSPLPGERKSPTSPLTADKRSSTTPLPAESKSATTPLPSEKTT